CCGCACCACTCAAGGCCTTCGCGACGGCAGCCCGTACCGAGCTGATCCGCGAAGTCACCGCACGAATCACGTCCGTCCTCAGCCCAGGATCGCCCGATCGAGTCGAAAGTCCCACGACTGTAGCCAGTCTGGAGAAAGCAGTCGCCGCTGGCGGAGGCGGCGACGAAGGCAAGGCGCACGTGGCAGACAAAGTCGCCTACACCTGGTTCAACCGCATCATTGCCCTGAGATTCATGGACGCCAACGGATACACCGGCATCGGTGTGGTGTCTCCAGCAGCCGATCAAGTCGGCCAACCCGAGGTGCTCGCTGCCGCCAAACGTGAACAGATCGACAAAGAGGTCGTCTCCAACGATCACAACATGGCCGCCATCGCAGGCTTACTCAATGGGACTCGGCAGCCACGCCCGGGGGTGGACGCCCAGTCGGAGGCCTACTCGCTGCTCCTCGCGGCCTATTGCCAGTTCTGGCACAAGGCGATGCCCTTCATGTTTGAGCGCCAGGGTGATTTCACCGAGTTGCTTATCCCAGCCAACTTGTTGGCCGGCGACTCGGTGCTCAATCATTCGGTTGAGGTTCTGACCGAGGACGCATGCAAGGACGTCGAGGTCATCGGCTGGCTCTACCAGTTCTACATTTCGGAGCGCAAAGACGAAGTCTTCGCCGGATTCAAGAAGAACAGGAAGGCTGGCGCGGACGAAATACCCGCCGCTACACAGCTTTTCACTCCGCACTGGATCGTCCGCTACCTCGTCGAGAACTCGCTCGGTCGGCTCTGGATGCTCAACCGGCCGACGTCTGGACTCGTCGATCATATGGACTATTACATCGCCCCGGTGGATGAGGAAACCGACTTCCTCAAGATCGCCAAACCTGAGGAATTGACAGTGATAGACCCAGCCTGCGGCTCGGGCCACATGCTGACCTACGCCTTCGACCTGCTCTACGCGATCTATGAGGAGGAGGGTTACGCTCCGTCCGTAATCCCCGGTCTGATCCTCGCCAACAACCTCTACGGCACAGAGATCGACCCTCGTGCTGGGGCGCTCGCGGCATTCGCGTTGACCATGAAGGCCGTAGCGAAGCGCAAGCTTTTCCTTAAGAACGCGCTCGAGCCGAATGTATGCGTGCTCGAACCGATTTCGTTCGGGCCAGACGAGCTTGACTACCTAGTCACCAGCGATGGGGACCGGCTCGCGGAAGAAGCATTCTGGAATCAGTTTGCCGAGGCTGACACATTTGGATCGCTGATCATGCCAGATCCGGCTCTGATTCCGCGTCTTGCGCGTCACCTAGAGACGCTTGACGATGGTGGCGACCTTTACAAGGCTGATGCGATCGAGCGGGCCGGCCGAGCCATCCGACAGGCTGGGTTCCTCGCGCCGCGTTACTCCGTGGTAGTGGCCAATCCGCCATACATGGGTGGTGGAAACATGAATCCGTCGCTTTCTGCGTTCGCCAAGGTGCACTATCCGGCGAGCAAAGCAGATCTATTTGCGATGTTCATCGAGCGTGCGCTTGCCATAGTCGTCCGGCGCGGACTAGTCGGGATGATCACGATGCAAGCGTGGGCGTTCCTTTCATCCTATGAGAAGTTGCGGAGTGCTGTTCTTGGAGCGTCCAAGATCGAGACCTTCGCGCACCTTGGGGTGGGCGCATTCGACAGCATTGGAGGGGCGGTTGTCTCTACTGCTGCCTTCGTCCTCTCCGAGACGCGTGACGACGCCCACGCCGGGATCTACGTCCGACTGACCGACGGTCGGAACGAAACGGAAAAGAGCGCACTGCTTCGCGACGCAGTCGCTTCACCAGACTGCTCCACGCGCTTCCGCGTCAGACCATCCACCCTCAAGTCGATCCCCAGTAGTCCGCTTGCCTATTGGGTTTCGGATGGCGCGGTGCAGACGATTGTCGATATGGGTCAGCTTGGAGACGTTGCGATGCCCCGAGCGGGACTCCAGACCAATGACAACAATCGCTTCCTACGCCAATGGTGGGAGCCGCCGCTCTCGCGGATTGGGTTCGACATGCCTGACCGGCCGACTGCACTCGCGTCTGGCAAGCGCTGGTTCCCGTGCCAGAAGGGTGGACCCTTCCGGCG
The DNA window shown above is from Mycolicibacterium confluentis and carries:
- the pglX gene encoding BREX-1 system adenine-specific DNA-methyltransferase PglX, with product METAPLKAFATAARTELIREVTARITSVLSPGSPDRVESPTTVASLEKAVAAGGGGDEGKAHVADKVAYTWFNRIIALRFMDANGYTGIGVVSPAADQVGQPEVLAAAKREQIDKEVVSNDHNMAAIAGLLNGTRQPRPGVDAQSEAYSLLLAAYCQFWHKAMPFMFERQGDFTELLIPANLLAGDSVLNHSVEVLTEDACKDVEVIGWLYQFYISERKDEVFAGFKKNRKAGADEIPAATQLFTPHWIVRYLVENSLGRLWMLNRPTSGLVDHMDYYIAPVDEETDFLKIAKPEELTVIDPACGSGHMLTYAFDLLYAIYEEEGYAPSVIPGLILANNLYGTEIDPRAGALAAFALTMKAVAKRKLFLKNALEPNVCVLEPISFGPDELDYLVTSDGDRLAEEAFWNQFAEADTFGSLIMPDPALIPRLARHLETLDDGGDLYKADAIERAGRAIRQAGFLAPRYSVVVANPPYMGGGNMNPSLSAFAKVHYPASKADLFAMFIERALAIVVRRGLVGMITMQAWAFLSSYEKLRSAVLGASKIETFAHLGVGAFDSIGGAVVSTAAFVLSETRDDAHAGIYVRLTDGRNETEKSALLRDAVASPDCSTRFRVRPSTLKSIPSSPLAYWVSDGAVQTIVDMGQLGDVAMPRAGLQTNDNNRFLRQWWEPPLSRIGFDMPDRPTALASGKRWFPCQKGGPFRRWFGNHDLVVNWESDGSEILALATDLYGSPTRTAKNMQFYFRAGGTWSTISGSSFAMRWSPTGFISETKGSTCFADSDELIRNVIAYANSTAADYFLGLSSPTLDFHEGPVARLPFEIADDECVVERAERCIEIAQADWNSREESWQFTGSVLVSVGADSLREACTRTMREGSERARELRELEIANNEYFAGKYGVKDAVATDVSSAEVSLFCNPQFMYRALSSSDDREKAARTQLVTDFVSYAVGCMFGRYSLDEPGLVLAGQTATLQGYLDKVPRPTFAPDQDNVIPIVDGDWFEDDIVGRFRQFLRVTFGDKYFEENLRFVTESLSVRNLREYFITKAGKSKFYDDHVQRYKKRPIYWLFSSPKGSFNALIYLHRYTPSTASTVLAYLREYVTKLESSLQQAERAGNAKEADRLRKILVELNEYEHDTLYPKASENVVLDLDDGVKVNYPKLGGALRKITGLESSGD